In Periplaneta americana isolate PAMFEO1 chromosome 3, P.americana_PAMFEO1_priV1, whole genome shotgun sequence, the following are encoded in one genomic region:
- the LOC138696855 gene encoding uncharacterized protein: protein MLLRNRRIETEGTESERKIISRENRGMENVGDSEMEGRLELESSMGDDEIIGNSEETQQCSEKEKGEEGTMLGQLGILMKHITEQLKQSTEQMKQNFDKMKQDNSEQMKKMDERLGQSTEQAKQISEQIKQIDERLGQKTEQLMRQMDSKLSEMESRMGENSREIREQVNQLIESQIGNLEGKIADNNTEIESQLGVVVDKMAENMRELEEKVRNSTIAENEKTRSAIEGTVDERLQGVDREMEAIRRVVRDQGKEERERLESLESRWNSMQDRIHGVTVDNSISEPSVSGTPSGSNSMGLGNIVGGSNISDHVVGENQDPRNQEQCNLNIVNERSSLGRPQYPTHIINEIGYPVFDEVEFSNPHCYIRELETYFHVKGVPEELKMTVVRKSLRGRPLNWVLVALDAQVSYGEFKTKFSDRYWGQRQQQKIRKEINDSRFDAKKGISMIDYFMELVKKGKSLNPPMPDSELIQTIISHYPENIRYNLIIAGPRDFGETIDLLTALDSSDMTHNGGESYDATNCVEKRTQGYSSHSKAERGAHGTLSPPRGNMNVNSWAVDRQPGYGYNNNNSRGQSGTVSPNRNRRGIQPVRNMYNRNNPGVDRGSGSNVNRMRNNGGGPVRRINHIRWYTDREANVHPRDSNPPHWIRNRRYRQGFWQPNFGRGWNDRRDWRRQKQERDRRNALMVAAQQVDNRMPATRSDECDRSASPGRDPSVWRPYLRSEGPRQQQGSR from the exons ATGTTATTAAGGAATAGGAGAATTGAGACCGAAGGGACGGAGAGTGAGAGGAAAATAATAAGTAGAGAGAATAGAGGGATGGAGAACGTAGGAGACAGCGAAATGGAGGGAAGATTAGAATTGGAGAGCAGTATGGGGGACGACGAGATCATAGGAAATAGCGAAGAAACCCAGCAATGTAGCGAGAAGGAAAAGGGAGAAGAAGGGACGATGCTAGGACAGCTaggaattttaatgaaacatattacagagcaattgaaacagagtacagaacaaatgaagcagaatttcgacaaaatgaaacaggataattcagaacaaatgaaaaaaatggatgaaagattag gtcaaagtactgagcaagcgaagcaaatttcagaacaaataaagcaaatagatGAGAGGCTAGGCCAAAAGACTGAACAACTGATGAGGCAGATGGACAGCAAACTATCAGAAATGGAGAGTAGGATGGGAGAAAATTCCAGAGAGATTAGGGAACAGGTAAACCAGCTGATAGAGAGTCAAATAGGAAACTTGGAGGGAAAGATAGCAGACAATAATACGGAAATAGAAAGTCAACTAGGCGTCGTAGTAGATAAGATGGCAGAGAACATGAGGGAACTAGAGGAGAAGGTGAGGAACAGCACAATTGCTGAGAACGAAAAGACGAGATCGGCCATAGAAGGAACGGTAGATGAGAGGTTACAAGGGGTGGATCGAGAGATGGAGGCGATTAGGCGAGTAGTGAGAGACcagggaaaggaagagagagaacgcTTAGAGAGTTTAGAATCAAGATGGAATTCGATGCAAGATAGGATCCATGGAGTCACTGTCGATAATTCAATTAGCGAACCGAGCGTGAGCGGAACGCCTAGCGGGAGCAATAGTATGGGATTAGGAAATATAGTAGGAGGTAGTAACATAAGTGATCATGTGGTAGGAGAGAACCAAGACCCACGAAATcaggaacaatgtaatttaaatattgtaaacgagAGGTCATCTTTAGGTCGCCCACAGTATCCCACGCATATCATTAATGAAATCGGTTATCCCGTATTTGATGAGGTGGAATTCTCAAACCCTCACTGTTATATCCGcgaattggaaacgtattttcACGTGAAAGGGGTACCAGAGGAACTAAAAATGACCGTCGTGAGAAAAAGTCTGAGAGGACGGCCACTTAATTGGGTTCTCGTAGCTTTAGACGCACAAGTTAGTTATGGagaattcaaaacaaagttctctGACCGGTATTGGGGGCAGAGGCAACAGCAGAAAATCAGAAAAGAAATCAATGATAGTAGGTTTGATGCTAAGAAAGGCATATCGATGATTGATTACTTTATGGAGCTTGTCAAAAAGGGAAAGAGTCTAAATCCACCAATGCCAGATTCTGAATTGATACAAACTATCATATCCCATTACCCGGAAAATATTAGGTATAATTTAATTATCGCGGGACCACGAGATTTTGGGGAGACCATCGACCTCCTGACCGCGCTAGACAGTTCTGATATGACACACAATGGAGGCGAAAGTTATGACGCAACTAATTGTGTAGAGAAGAGAACGCAGGGTTATTCCAGCCACTCGAAGGCGGAGAGAGGGGCACATGGCACCCTCTCACCACCTCGAGGAAACATGAATGTAAATAGTTGGGCAGTTGACAGACAACCAGGCtatgggtataataataataatagtcggggTCAAAGTGGTACTGTCAGTCCAAACCGAAATAGGAGGGGTATtcaacctgtcagaaatatgtaCAACCGCAATAATCCTGGTGTTGACCGCGGTAGCGGAAGTAATGTAAATAGGATGAGAAATAATGGGGGCGGACCAGTCCGCAGAATTAATCACATAAGATGGTATACGGATAGAGAGGCAAATGTGCACCCTAGGGACAGCAACCCACCCCACTGGATAAGGAATAGGAGATACAGGcaaggattctggcagcctaattttggtAGGGGCTGGAATGATAGGAGAGACTGGCGGAGACAAAAACAAGAAAGGGACCGCAGAAATGCATTAATGGTAGCAGCGCAACAGGTAGACAATAGGATGCCAGCCACGCGTAGCGACGAGTGTGACAGATCAGCAAGTCCGGGTAGAGATCCTTCAGTTTGGAGACCATACCTGCGAAGTGAAGGACCTAGACAACAACAAGGTTCTAGGTAA